The following coding sequences lie in one Arachis hypogaea cultivar Tifrunner chromosome 9, arahy.Tifrunner.gnm2.J5K5, whole genome shotgun sequence genomic window:
- the LOC112710719 gene encoding uncharacterized protein isoform X1, whose amino-acid sequence MGSLAMVAESEAKKKKGAMWLYPKVLGFNPSQRWGHSACFSNSLMYIFGGCCGGLHFSDVVCLDLEKMAWSKLATTGEKPGPRDSHSAVLVGNKMIVFGGTDGFKKVNDTHILDLVTKEWIRPMCHGTPPSPRESHTATLVGDKKIVIFGGSGEGEANYLNDLHILDLRTMKWSSPLLKGEFPVPRDSHTTLAIGNKLVVYGGDCGDHYHGDLSMLDMETMTWSKLKIQGSSPGVRAGHAAVNIGTKVYIIGGVGDNRYYNDIWVFDICTCLWTQLDAGGQQPQGRFSHTAIVMDMDIAMFGGRCGEDERPLNELLVLQLGGEHPIGGHNISMCKVFGTYWNQEKRTIPEADNNLNMPPTEGLGKWGCELVSEKAQPYQFDSGILQQKRRRIAAAKVWDVDSEQEEHSLSHSQHSSPSQSDQEQTPGQKVNASAMDSQRYHLFKHINRIPSNENGLSNKKSLSLNNVTQRSPQPPDLHLLDHQQKQEAADQKPVARGHVQHLIGAEVRGKVDGAFDSGLLMTATVNGRIFRGVLFAPGAGTSSAEPNCSLPCSFSSPHHQTLMNTNQVEILRHYSKQVANNNNNNNSSHVESYNGRQDLIATRPFPIMRGTNNGSLSRDHNNNNSNKMRSDLQGLALTLGGPGSSGNNA is encoded by the exons ATGGGGTCTTTGGCAATGGTAGCTGAAAGTGaagcaaagaagaagaaaggagcaaTGTGGTTGTATCCAAAGGTTTTGGGTTTCAATCCTTCTCAAAGATGGGGTCACTCTGCTTGCTTCTCCAATTCCCTTATGTAtatctttggg GGCTGTTGTGGGGGGCTGCATTTCAGCGATGTTGTGTGTTTAGACCTCGAGAAAATGGCCTGGAGCAAGCTCGCCACCACGGGCGAAAAGCCGGGACCTAGAGATAGCCACAGTGCTGTTCTTGTTGGGAACAAGATGATTGTGTTTGGTGGCACAGATGGCTTCAAGAAGGTAAATGACACTCACATCCTCGACCTTGTCACGAAAGAGTGGATTCGGCCAATGTGTCATGGGACTCCTCCTTCGCCGAGGGAGAGTCACACTGCCACTCTTGTTGGTGACAAGAAGATAGTTATCTTTGGTGGTAGCGGTGAAGGCGAGGCAAACTACTTGAATGATTTGCACATTCTAGACCTTAGAACAATGAAATGGAGTTCGCCTTTGTTGAAAGGCGAATTCCCTGTCCCCAGGGACAGTCACACAACTCTTGCAATAGGCAACAAGCTTGTTGTGTATGGCGGAGATTGTGGCGATCACTATCATGGGGATCTTAGTATGCTTGATATGGAAACAATGACTTGGTCAAAG TTGAAAATTCAAGGTTCTTCACCAGGAGTAAGGGCTGGTCATGCCGCCGTGAATATTGGTACCAAG GTGTACATCATTGGAGGAGTAGGAGATAACCGTTATTATAACGACATTTGGGTCTTTGATATCTGCACTTGTTTGTGGACTCAACTCGATGCTGGTGGTCAACAGCCGCAAGGGCGGTTTTCTCATACGGCCATTGTCATGGACATGGACATTGCCATGTTTGGGGG CAGGTGTGGAGAAGACGAACGTCCTCTAAATGAATTGTTAGTATTGCAGCTTGGAGGGGAGCATCCGATCGGAGGCCATAACATTTCGATGTGCAAAGTTTTTGGAACTTATTGGAATCAAGAAAAGAGGACTATTCCAGAAGCAGATAACAACTTG AATATGCCACCAACAGAAGGACTAGGAAAATGGGGTTGCGAACTAGTTTCGGAGAAAGCGCAGCCTTATCAGTTTGATTCAG GTATTTTGCaacagaagagaagaagaattgcgGCTGCGAAGGTGTGGGATGTTGATtcagagcaagaagagcattctCTTTCGCATTCGCAGCATTCTTCGCCATCTCAGTCCGATCAAGAACAGACCCCAGGTCAAAAGGTGAATGCATCCGCCATGGATTCGCAACGGTATCATTTGTTCAAACATATCAATAGAATTCCAAGCAATGAAAATGGCTTGAGTAATAAGAAATCTTTGAGTTTAAACAATGTCACACAAAGAAGTCCACAACCACCAGATCTTCATCTCCTAGATCATCAACAGAAACAAGAAGCCGCAGATCAGAAGCCGGTAGCGCGAGGACACGTTCAGCATCTG ATTGGTGCTGAAGTTCGAGGGAAGGTCGACGGAGCCTTCGATTCGGGGTTGCTCATGACTGCAACCGTGAATGGAAGAATTTTCAGAGGAGTGTTGTTTGCACCT GGAGCAGGAACAAGCAGTGCTGAGCCAAATTGTTCTTTACCATGTTCATTTTCTTCACCTCATCATCAAACATTGATGAACACAAACCAAGTAGAGATTTTGAGGCATTATTCCAAGCAGGTagctaacaataataataataataatagttcacATGTGGAGAGTTATAATGGTAGGCAAGATCTAATAGCTACTAGACCATTTCCAATAATGAGAGGCACTAATAATGGATCATTATCCAGagaccataataataataatagtaataaaatgAGGAGTGATCTTCAAGGATTGGCTTTGACACTTGGAGGGCCTGGTAGTAGTGGCAACAATGCTTGA
- the LOC112710719 gene encoding uncharacterized protein isoform X2 encodes MGSLAMVAESEAKKKKGAMWLYPKVLGFNPSQRWGHSACFSNSLMYIFGGCCGGLHFSDVVCLDLEKMAWSKLATTGEKPGPRDSHSAVLVGNKMIVFGGTDGFKKVNDTHILDLVTKEWIRPMCHGTPPSPRESHTATLVGDKKIVIFGGSGEGEANYLNDLHILDLRTMKWSSPLLKGEFPVPRDSHTTLAIGNKLVVYGGDCGDHYHGDLSMLDMETMTWSKLKIQGSSPGVRAGHAAVNIGTKVYIIGGVGDNRYYNDIWVFDICTCLWTQLDAGGQQPQGRFSHTAIVMDMDIAMFGGCGEDERPLNELLVLQLGGEHPIGGHNISMCKVFGTYWNQEKRTIPEADNNLNMPPTEGLGKWGCELVSEKAQPYQFDSGILQQKRRRIAAAKVWDVDSEQEEHSLSHSQHSSPSQSDQEQTPGQKVNASAMDSQRYHLFKHINRIPSNENGLSNKKSLSLNNVTQRSPQPPDLHLLDHQQKQEAADQKPVARGHVQHLIGAEVRGKVDGAFDSGLLMTATVNGRIFRGVLFAPGAGTSSAEPNCSLPCSFSSPHHQTLMNTNQVEILRHYSKQVANNNNNNNSSHVESYNGRQDLIATRPFPIMRGTNNGSLSRDHNNNNSNKMRSDLQGLALTLGGPGSSGNNA; translated from the exons ATGGGGTCTTTGGCAATGGTAGCTGAAAGTGaagcaaagaagaagaaaggagcaaTGTGGTTGTATCCAAAGGTTTTGGGTTTCAATCCTTCTCAAAGATGGGGTCACTCTGCTTGCTTCTCCAATTCCCTTATGTAtatctttggg GGCTGTTGTGGGGGGCTGCATTTCAGCGATGTTGTGTGTTTAGACCTCGAGAAAATGGCCTGGAGCAAGCTCGCCACCACGGGCGAAAAGCCGGGACCTAGAGATAGCCACAGTGCTGTTCTTGTTGGGAACAAGATGATTGTGTTTGGTGGCACAGATGGCTTCAAGAAGGTAAATGACACTCACATCCTCGACCTTGTCACGAAAGAGTGGATTCGGCCAATGTGTCATGGGACTCCTCCTTCGCCGAGGGAGAGTCACACTGCCACTCTTGTTGGTGACAAGAAGATAGTTATCTTTGGTGGTAGCGGTGAAGGCGAGGCAAACTACTTGAATGATTTGCACATTCTAGACCTTAGAACAATGAAATGGAGTTCGCCTTTGTTGAAAGGCGAATTCCCTGTCCCCAGGGACAGTCACACAACTCTTGCAATAGGCAACAAGCTTGTTGTGTATGGCGGAGATTGTGGCGATCACTATCATGGGGATCTTAGTATGCTTGATATGGAAACAATGACTTGGTCAAAG TTGAAAATTCAAGGTTCTTCACCAGGAGTAAGGGCTGGTCATGCCGCCGTGAATATTGGTACCAAG GTGTACATCATTGGAGGAGTAGGAGATAACCGTTATTATAACGACATTTGGGTCTTTGATATCTGCACTTGTTTGTGGACTCAACTCGATGCTGGTGGTCAACAGCCGCAAGGGCGGTTTTCTCATACGGCCATTGTCATGGACATGGACATTGCCATGTTTGGGGG GTGTGGAGAAGACGAACGTCCTCTAAATGAATTGTTAGTATTGCAGCTTGGAGGGGAGCATCCGATCGGAGGCCATAACATTTCGATGTGCAAAGTTTTTGGAACTTATTGGAATCAAGAAAAGAGGACTATTCCAGAAGCAGATAACAACTTG AATATGCCACCAACAGAAGGACTAGGAAAATGGGGTTGCGAACTAGTTTCGGAGAAAGCGCAGCCTTATCAGTTTGATTCAG GTATTTTGCaacagaagagaagaagaattgcgGCTGCGAAGGTGTGGGATGTTGATtcagagcaagaagagcattctCTTTCGCATTCGCAGCATTCTTCGCCATCTCAGTCCGATCAAGAACAGACCCCAGGTCAAAAGGTGAATGCATCCGCCATGGATTCGCAACGGTATCATTTGTTCAAACATATCAATAGAATTCCAAGCAATGAAAATGGCTTGAGTAATAAGAAATCTTTGAGTTTAAACAATGTCACACAAAGAAGTCCACAACCACCAGATCTTCATCTCCTAGATCATCAACAGAAACAAGAAGCCGCAGATCAGAAGCCGGTAGCGCGAGGACACGTTCAGCATCTG ATTGGTGCTGAAGTTCGAGGGAAGGTCGACGGAGCCTTCGATTCGGGGTTGCTCATGACTGCAACCGTGAATGGAAGAATTTTCAGAGGAGTGTTGTTTGCACCT GGAGCAGGAACAAGCAGTGCTGAGCCAAATTGTTCTTTACCATGTTCATTTTCTTCACCTCATCATCAAACATTGATGAACACAAACCAAGTAGAGATTTTGAGGCATTATTCCAAGCAGGTagctaacaataataataataataatagttcacATGTGGAGAGTTATAATGGTAGGCAAGATCTAATAGCTACTAGACCATTTCCAATAATGAGAGGCACTAATAATGGATCATTATCCAGagaccataataataataatagtaataaaatgAGGAGTGATCTTCAAGGATTGGCTTTGACACTTGGAGGGCCTGGTAGTAGTGGCAACAATGCTTGA